A region from the Candidatus Margulisiibacteriota bacterium genome encodes:
- a CDS encoding acylneuraminate cytidylyltransferase, with the protein MIIALIPLRGGSKSIPKKNIKLMAGKPLCAWTLESAYNSGIFDKVVVSTDSQEIADVVRSLNLDVEIIMRPAELATDTSSTESVMLHIADIVDFDVIVTIQATSPLTEPLDFVNAYKKFNAENLDSLVTGVNQKRFYWDIAGTPLSYDPLNRPRRQDYNGVIMENGAFYITKRSVLTQSQCRLGGRIGIYEMPENTAIEIDELSDWHAVEKLIKLRQEATLHDSLKGVKLVAVDVDGVLTDSGMYYDETGKELKKFNTRDGKGIELLRERGIKTAIITGESSTITDYRAQKIKADFVYKGIQDKGAVICELALLTGIDRAAIAYIGDDLNDLSAFQCVGISVCPADAVESIKTQADLVLSKNGGQGVVRELADLILKE; encoded by the coding sequence ATGATAATAGCCCTTATCCCTCTTCGCGGCGGCTCAAAAAGCATTCCTAAGAAAAATATAAAACTGATGGCCGGGAAACCTCTGTGTGCCTGGACCCTCGAATCAGCATACAATTCCGGGATTTTTGATAAAGTGGTCGTATCAACGGATTCACAGGAGATCGCCGATGTCGTACGATCTTTGAATCTGGACGTAGAGATCATCATGCGACCGGCGGAATTGGCAACCGACACCTCCAGCACAGAATCAGTCATGCTGCATATTGCCGACATCGTGGATTTTGATGTCATCGTTACAATCCAGGCAACGTCTCCGTTAACTGAACCGCTAGATTTCGTTAATGCCTACAAAAAATTTAACGCAGAAAATCTGGATTCTTTAGTAACCGGGGTTAATCAAAAAAGATTTTACTGGGATATCGCCGGGACTCCTTTGAGCTATGATCCCTTGAACCGTCCTCGCAGACAGGACTACAACGGCGTGATCATGGAAAATGGCGCTTTTTACATCACGAAACGAAGCGTCCTGACCCAATCACAGTGTCGTCTGGGAGGCAGGATCGGCATCTACGAAATGCCGGAAAATACTGCGATCGAAATTGACGAACTTTCTGACTGGCACGCTGTCGAAAAATTGATTAAGTTGAGACAGGAAGCAACGCTCCATGATAGCCTTAAAGGCGTCAAGCTGGTGGCTGTTGATGTCGACGGAGTACTTACCGATAGCGGCATGTACTATGATGAAACCGGGAAAGAACTGAAGAAATTCAATACGAGGGACGGGAAGGGTATCGAACTATTGCGTGAAAGAGGTATCAAAACCGCAATAATCACAGGTGAATCCAGTACGATAACCGACTACCGGGCACAAAAAATTAAAGCTGATTTCGTTTATAAAGGGATTCAGGATAAAGGTGCAGTGATCTGCGAACTTGCCCTGCTGACAGGTATTGATCGGGCTGCGATTGCATATATCGGCGATGATCTCAATGATCTGTCCGCCTTTCAGTGTGTGGGCATCAGTGTTTGTCCGGCTGATGCTGTCGAGAGTATTAAAACTCAGGCTGATCTTGTCTTGTCGAAGAATGGCGGGCAAGGGGTTGTGAGGGAATTAGCAGATCTCATCCTTAAAGAATAA
- a CDS encoding sugar phosphate isomerase/epimerase: MKLSYVVSTHETSFTSVASGNLENKVRIIASLGYDGIELAIRDPGMLDVSSIRTLLKKCGLQLAAIGTGQAYVDEGLFFSSTDAGITKQAIERIKGHIDLAAQFESQVIVGLLRGEGIKNKFFSADQFKKSLREICAYAEKKNTRIVIEPINRYETSLINCVREALDIIQEINSASLYILADTFHMNIEEQQLPSTLTIAAPKLAHVHIADSDRWYPGHGHIDFEAIITTLKQINYQGFLSGEMLPKPDFETAAKKTIQYMKDKITRY; the protein is encoded by the coding sequence ATGAAATTATCATATGTTGTCTCCACCCATGAGACTAGCTTCACCTCAGTCGCCAGCGGAAACTTAGAGAACAAGGTCCGAATAATCGCTTCATTAGGATATGATGGCATAGAACTCGCTATCCGTGACCCGGGAATGCTCGATGTTTCGTCAATCAGAACGCTTCTCAAAAAGTGCGGATTACAACTAGCAGCGATCGGTACCGGACAGGCTTATGTTGATGAAGGCCTGTTCTTTTCCTCGACGGACGCGGGGATAACCAAACAGGCTATCGAACGGATTAAAGGGCATATTGATCTGGCAGCGCAGTTCGAAAGCCAGGTTATTGTCGGGTTGCTACGAGGCGAAGGAATCAAAAACAAATTCTTTAGCGCTGACCAGTTCAAGAAAAGCCTGAGAGAAATCTGCGCTTATGCAGAAAAGAAAAATACCCGGATAGTGATTGAGCCGATCAACCGGTACGAAACTTCGCTTATTAATTGCGTCCGGGAAGCGCTTGATATCATCCAAGAGATTAACAGTGCTTCACTTTATATCCTGGCAGATACCTTCCATATGAATATCGAAGAACAGCAGCTGCCATCTACGCTTACCATTGCCGCGCCGAAGCTGGCACATGTCCATATTGCCGATAGCGATCGCTGGTATCCCGGACACGGGCATATTGATTTCGAAGCAATCATAACAACACTGAAGCAGATTAATTATCAAGGCTTTCTTTCAGGAGAAATGCTGCCAAAACCGGATTTCGAGACAGCGGCAAAAAAGACAATTCAGTATATGAAAGACAAAATAACACGCTATTAG
- a CDS encoding acylneuraminate cytidylyltransferase family protein, translating into MTKKNVAAIILARGGSKGLPGKNIKPLLGHPLMEYTIKPARQVRLIDRVIVSTDDTEIAAVAKSLGAEVPFIRPAEVAQDNTTSEASIKHALLWLQKNENYRVDILVYLQIPDLFKQPELIEQAVRALIDDDSIDSAFVGYPDKKNYWKKEEGTYTCLTPGKHMSRQLKPPVLREDTGLGCATRARLLIEEERRLGDKVVIIPNNELLIDIHDDFDFWFAEKVLQERPEFQKYRL; encoded by the coding sequence ATGACAAAGAAAAACGTAGCGGCAATTATTCTGGCCCGCGGCGGGTCCAAAGGTCTGCCGGGGAAAAACATTAAGCCCCTACTCGGACACCCGCTCATGGAATACACCATCAAACCTGCCAGACAAGTACGGCTCATTGACCGGGTTATTGTTTCGACTGATGATACGGAAATAGCTGCTGTCGCCAAAAGCCTGGGAGCTGAAGTGCCATTTATCCGCCCGGCAGAAGTCGCACAGGACAACACCACCTCGGAAGCGTCCATTAAGCATGCACTTCTTTGGTTACAGAAAAACGAAAACTACCGGGTTGATATTCTTGTTTACTTACAGATCCCTGACCTGTTCAAACAACCTGAATTAATTGAGCAGGCAGTGCGGGCCCTGATAGACGATGATTCCATCGATTCGGCGTTTGTCGGGTATCCTGACAAAAAGAATTACTGGAAAAAAGAAGAAGGAACCTATACCTGCCTTACGCCAGGAAAACACATGTCACGCCAATTGAAACCACCGGTCTTGCGCGAAGATACCGGTCTGGGCTGTGCGACACGGGCACGACTACTCATAGAAGAAGAACGGCGTTTGGGTGATAAAGTTGTCATAATCCCCAATAACGAACTGCTGATCGATATCCACGATGACTTTGATTTCTGGTTCGCGGAAAAAGTCTTACAGGAAAGACCGGAGTTTCAGAAATATAGATTATAG
- the iolB gene encoding 5-deoxy-glucuronate isomerase, with the protein MTGFSSQLRIKEGRNDAKWADTMFHYIKKFSVFSLTDNQSIELTTAKDEEAGVVILEGVCDIVLEGKEHKNLGTRKSVFEGIPTAVYIPAGTNLKVTGTEVTFALCVGKCSQKTHSAIIRPEDIKVMQAGKDNWHREVRMIIGPDSPAQNLLIGETLNPPGNWSGTPPHKHEHNNLPGESLHEELYYFKTDKPQGYGIEKFYSPEHNIDMLIPIKDGTVTYMPYGYHQIVAAPGYTLYYLFFLSGEGKKLVGIPDKDHAWITK; encoded by the coding sequence ATGACCGGATTCTCATCACAACTTAGGATTAAAGAAGGTCGAAATGACGCCAAGTGGGCTGATACAATGTTTCACTACATCAAAAAATTCTCGGTATTTTCTCTGACGGATAACCAGTCAATTGAGTTAACGACCGCAAAAGATGAAGAAGCCGGAGTAGTTATCCTTGAAGGTGTGTGCGATATTGTCCTCGAAGGAAAAGAACACAAAAACCTCGGCACAAGAAAAAGCGTTTTCGAAGGAATACCTACCGCCGTTTACATTCCCGCCGGCACAAACCTCAAAGTTACGGGAACAGAAGTGACCTTCGCTCTCTGTGTCGGAAAATGCTCACAGAAAACTCACTCAGCAATAATTAGACCGGAAGACATTAAAGTCATGCAGGCAGGAAAAGACAACTGGCATCGCGAAGTCCGAATGATCATCGGCCCGGATTCTCCTGCTCAAAATCTGTTAATCGGAGAAACCCTCAATCCTCCGGGGAACTGGTCCGGAACTCCTCCACACAAACATGAACACAATAACCTTCCCGGCGAATCACTGCATGAAGAACTCTATTACTTCAAAACTGACAAACCTCAAGGATATGGAATAGAAAAGTTTTACTCTCCTGAACATAATATCGATATGCTCATTCCAATCAAAGACGGAACAGTTACTTACATGCCCTACGGATATCACCAGATCGTCGCCGCACCCGGATACACACTCTATTATCTATTCTTTTTATCCGGTGAGGGGAAAAAACTTGTGGGCATACCTGACAAGGACCATGCCTGGATAACCAAGTAA
- a CDS encoding glycosyltransferase family 2 protein, whose translation MAPKVSIIVRSRNEERWITPCLKSVFNQTFKDFEVILVDNKSTDKTVEKAKQFEVTVVEIDKYLPGKAINVGIEASCGSYIAILSSHCIPTNEFWLENLVRNLDEDTNQEIAGVYGRQEPLAFTHDLDKRDLLITFGLDRRVQIKDSFFHNANSLVRKSVVETIPFDDTATNIEDRLWGKEIINHGYKIVYEPQASVYHHHGIHQSGDPQRAHNIVKIMESMNEKEFSSKKINHLDLNIMGIITAKGDPFMFNNKPLIEYTIKSAQQSKLLNNLIVSTDSVKTKEIAQAHGVNVPFLRPQKLSNDDIGVEAVLQYTLDQLEKSNIFPDIIVYLSIIQPFRPVFLIDELISMMLKKGFDSVLPGYPSYKSCWIKKEGSLVRVDEGFVASSQKHPIHIGYAGLACVTYAEFIRKGHLLGNNVGISEIVDFYSTIELKTPASFELAEKAFPYWWAKQEEYSVQR comes from the coding sequence ATGGCACCCAAGGTTTCGATTATCGTCAGGTCAAGAAACGAAGAACGCTGGATCACTCCTTGCCTGAAGTCAGTTTTCAACCAGACATTTAAGGATTTTGAAGTAATCCTTGTTGATAATAAAAGTACGGACAAGACCGTCGAAAAAGCCAAACAATTCGAGGTGACCGTTGTCGAAATCGACAAATACCTTCCGGGAAAAGCGATCAACGTCGGCATAGAAGCCTCCTGCGGCAGCTATATTGCAATACTATCCTCTCATTGTATTCCGACCAACGAATTCTGGCTCGAAAACCTCGTCAGGAACCTCGATGAAGATACCAACCAGGAAATCGCGGGAGTCTATGGCAGACAAGAGCCGCTCGCCTTCACCCATGATCTTGATAAACGCGATCTCCTGATAACCTTTGGGTTAGACCGGCGCGTCCAGATTAAAGACAGTTTTTTTCATAATGCCAATAGCCTTGTCAGAAAGTCTGTTGTCGAGACGATCCCTTTCGACGACACCGCAACTAATATCGAAGACCGGTTATGGGGCAAAGAAATAATTAACCATGGCTACAAAATAGTCTATGAACCTCAGGCCAGTGTCTATCACCACCACGGCATTCATCAATCAGGAGACCCGCAACGCGCCCATAATATAGTCAAGATCATGGAATCGATGAACGAAAAAGAATTTTCTTCGAAAAAAATCAATCATCTTGATCTCAATATCATGGGTATTATTACTGCTAAAGGCGATCCCTTTATGTTCAATAATAAACCGTTGATCGAGTATACGATAAAGAGCGCCCAGCAATCAAAGCTATTAAATAATCTTATTGTTTCTACTGATAGCGTTAAAACCAAAGAAATAGCGCAAGCACACGGGGTGAATGTCCCGTTCCTTCGGCCTCAGAAACTATCTAATGACGATATCGGTGTCGAGGCGGTCCTTCAATACACCTTAGACCAACTGGAAAAGAGTAATATTTTTCCGGATATTATTGTTTATCTTTCTATTATCCAACCGTTCCGTCCGGTATTCCTGATCGATGAACTCATTAGTATGATGCTGAAAAAAGGGTTTGACTCGGTCCTTCCCGGCTATCCTTCCTATAAGTCCTGCTGGATAAAAAAAGAAGGCAGCTTAGTGCGGGTGGACGAAGGCTTCGTTGCCAGTTCGCAAAAACATCCGATACATATCGGCTATGCTGGACTTGCCTGCGTTACTTATGCCGAGTTCATCCGAAAAGGCCATTTACTGGGAAATAACGTCGGTATTTCCGAAATTGTCGATTTTTACTCGACCATAGAGCTTAAAACCCCGGCAAGTTTCGAACTTGCGGAAAAAGCGTTCCCCTATTGGTGGGCTAAGCAAGAGGAGTACTCAGTCCAACGATGA
- a CDS encoding NAD-dependent dehydratase → MMMNCLVTGGAGFIGSHVVDLLVSQGHQVTIIDNLLTGDTKNLNPRASLIKADMRDLEQIKPHFKNIDFVFHLAALPRIQPSFDDPVEHEEVNVIGTINCLLAAKGNNIKKLVYSSSAACYGSPEELPTSENAKISCLSPYALQKYAGEQYCMILGERYGIPTIALRYFNAYGPRSFSDKNPQNAYTSVIGIFKRKKDNGEPLLITGDGEQTRDFVHVHDIARANYAAATSDKVYEIYNVGCGESYSINHIAKLFKAPYEHIPERQGEARTTISNIDKIRRDLNWSPSINLEKGLSLLD, encoded by the coding sequence ATGATGATGAATTGTTTAGTTACAGGTGGAGCGGGATTTATCGGGTCTCATGTAGTGGACCTTTTAGTTAGCCAGGGGCATCAGGTTACCATTATCGATAATCTGCTGACAGGCGACACCAAGAACCTTAACCCTCGCGCGTCACTCATTAAAGCTGATATGAGGGACCTTGAGCAAATCAAACCTCATTTCAAAAATATTGACTTTGTTTTCCATTTAGCAGCACTACCACGCATTCAGCCGTCTTTTGACGATCCGGTTGAACACGAAGAAGTGAATGTCATAGGAACGATCAATTGTCTGCTGGCAGCAAAAGGCAATAACATAAAAAAACTCGTCTATTCCAGTTCAGCAGCCTGCTATGGCAGCCCGGAAGAACTTCCGACTTCGGAGAATGCAAAAATCTCCTGTCTAAGCCCTTATGCCTTACAAAAGTATGCCGGAGAACAGTATTGCATGATACTCGGCGAGAGATACGGAATACCGACGATTGCCCTGCGATATTTCAACGCCTACGGTCCCAGGTCTTTTAGCGATAAAAACCCACAAAACGCCTATACTTCGGTAATCGGGATATTCAAGAGGAAAAAAGACAACGGGGAGCCACTGCTCATTACAGGAGACGGCGAACAAACCAGAGATTTTGTACATGTCCATGATATTGCCAGAGCCAATTATGCTGCAGCCACCTCAGATAAAGTATATGAGATCTATAACGTAGGCTGTGGAGAAAGCTACAGCATCAATCACATCGCAAAACTCTTCAAGGCCCCGTATGAACATATTCCCGAACGACAAGGGGAAGCGAGAACAACTATCAGCAATATAGATAAAATCCGCAGAGACCTCAATTGGTCTCCGAGCATCAATCTGGAAAAAGGGCTTTCACTCTTAGATTAA
- a CDS encoding N-acetylneuraminate synthase, which translates to MPVIIAEIGCNHKGDMEIAHEMIKMAALFCKADVVKFQKRNPRALLTEAEYNTPHPNPMHSFGATYGEHREFLEFDLEQHKQLQIWCKDWGIGYSSSVWDIDSARDIISLQPNMLKIPSAANLDFEMMEYIAINFPGIIHISFGMTTQKEEERIISFFDRFNRTKDVVIYHCVSGYPVPMDDVCLMEITRLKQAYGKKVKAIGFSGHHLGISVDIGAMVLGAEYFERHFTLDRTWKGTDHAASLEPDGLRRLTRDLRAVDKTMKYKPKEILDIELVQRKKLKRKIGEYDIK; encoded by the coding sequence ATGCCGGTAATAATCGCTGAAATAGGATGTAATCATAAAGGGGACATGGAAATTGCCCATGAGATGATCAAAATGGCGGCTCTATTCTGCAAAGCAGATGTCGTCAAATTCCAGAAACGTAATCCCCGCGCACTCCTTACCGAGGCAGAGTATAATACTCCGCATCCTAATCCAATGCATTCGTTTGGTGCGACCTATGGCGAACATCGGGAGTTTTTAGAATTCGACCTTGAACAGCACAAGCAGCTGCAGATATGGTGCAAGGACTGGGGGATCGGCTATTCCTCTTCCGTGTGGGATATTGATTCCGCCAGAGACATTATTTCTTTGCAGCCCAACATGCTGAAAATCCCGTCGGCTGCTAATCTGGATTTTGAGATGATGGAATATATTGCAATTAATTTCCCGGGGATTATTCATATATCCTTTGGTATGACAACCCAAAAAGAAGAAGAACGTATTATTTCGTTTTTCGATAGGTTTAATAGGACTAAGGACGTGGTAATTTATCACTGTGTTTCCGGCTATCCGGTCCCGATGGACGATGTTTGTCTTATGGAAATAACGCGATTAAAACAAGCCTATGGAAAAAAAGTAAAGGCAATTGGCTTCTCCGGGCATCATTTGGGTATTTCTGTTGATATCGGTGCAATGGTCTTGGGGGCTGAATATTTTGAACGTCATTTTACTCTTGATAGGACCTGGAAAGGTACTGATCACGCTGCCAGTCTCGAGCCGGACGGTCTTCGCAGGCTAACGAGAGATCTTCGGGCCGTTGACAAAACCATGAAATACAAACCAAAAGAGATCTTAGATATCGAGCTGGTACAACGGAAAAAACTGAAACGAAAAATAGGAGAATACGATATCAAATGA